A single genomic interval of Cellvibrio sp. PSBB023 harbors:
- a CDS encoding fatty acid cis/trans isomerase: MSRLTHFGLTRSLQRALVIASLLVTIGCVSMGGSQWDQRYGKAVPREVATSPQKVSRNYYQHTKTIIEQRCVVCHGCYDAPCQLKMESYEGILRGANPTRVYDGSRLLGASLTRLFEDAQSTEAWRSKGFHPVINERGNSASANINAGVMAQLLALKQDNPLPEDALLSSAFNLDINSPQYCASIENLEQYTRKNPLLGMPYGLPGLSDQEYKVTMDWLKQGAAMGKAPELPRQIYTDIARWEAFLNGNTLKAQLVNRYIYEHLFLAQIDFASAPGVYFRLVRSSTPPGEPLQRISTARPFDDPKVNRVYYRLWQDPSSVVAKTHMPYRLDAARIAQWQTLFYASDYEVTQLPGYSSETASNPFVTFAQLPIDARYRFMLNEARFTIMNFIKGPVCRGQVALNVIQDHFWVFFYSPESQATDEDARFLAKNSKHLQLPAGAGNTLLPLTNWLKYSELQKEYLAAKAKFISQKMAAEGGLLMHGIWDGDKGTNDNAALTIFRHADSASVHKGLIGQSPKTAWVIGYPLLERIHYLLVAGFDVYGNVSHQLLSRLYMDFLRIEGEMNFVELLPREAQQPTMQYWYRNAESNLQTYIDLYLKQVDLTNNIQYHTDAPQEELYLKLKQHLGKAGQSAHNLNTAKLPAAKLALYHRLQNTSGKAISFLPQTTLIELRGVGLFSLIHNSAYSNLSSLFGEDKRRIPAEDNLTLARGVIGAYPNSFLRIGPDELDEFIDRLQQIDSEQGYFALKERFGIRRTHPEFWAFSDRVHQLYKTAEPEEAALLDYNRLENR; this comes from the coding sequence ATGAGTCGCCTTACTCACTTTGGTTTGACGCGCAGCCTACAGCGTGCGCTTGTTATCGCTAGCCTGTTGGTCACTATCGGTTGTGTCAGTATGGGTGGCTCGCAGTGGGATCAACGCTACGGCAAAGCCGTACCGAGGGAGGTTGCAACCAGCCCCCAGAAGGTAAGCCGCAATTATTACCAGCACACCAAAACGATTATTGAGCAGCGCTGCGTCGTCTGCCACGGCTGTTACGATGCCCCCTGCCAGCTCAAGATGGAGTCCTACGAAGGAATATTGCGCGGAGCGAATCCCACCAGGGTTTATGATGGTTCGCGCTTGCTGGGCGCCAGCCTGACCCGCTTGTTTGAGGACGCACAATCTACCGAAGCCTGGCGTAGCAAGGGGTTTCATCCCGTCATTAATGAACGTGGAAATAGCGCCAGCGCCAATATCAATGCCGGGGTGATGGCACAGCTATTAGCCTTAAAACAGGATAACCCCCTACCGGAGGACGCCCTTTTGTCCAGTGCGTTTAATCTGGATATCAACAGCCCGCAATACTGCGCCAGCATTGAAAATTTAGAGCAGTACACCCGTAAAAATCCGCTTTTGGGCATGCCTTATGGTTTGCCCGGGCTGAGCGATCAGGAATACAAAGTCACTATGGATTGGCTCAAACAAGGGGCTGCCATGGGTAAGGCACCGGAACTGCCACGACAAATCTACACGGATATTGCACGCTGGGAGGCCTTTTTAAATGGCAATACACTCAAAGCGCAATTAGTTAACCGCTATATATATGAACATCTGTTTTTGGCACAAATTGATTTCGCCTCTGCACCCGGTGTGTATTTCCGCTTGGTGCGCTCCAGTACACCGCCGGGTGAACCGCTACAGCGAATCAGCACCGCTCGCCCATTTGATGACCCCAAGGTGAACCGTGTTTATTATCGCCTCTGGCAAGACCCATCCAGTGTGGTTGCCAAAACCCATATGCCGTATCGCCTTGATGCAGCGCGCATCGCACAGTGGCAAACCCTGTTTTATGCATCGGACTATGAGGTCACACAACTACCGGGCTACAGCAGCGAAACCGCATCCAACCCCTTTGTGACCTTTGCCCAGTTGCCTATAGATGCGCGCTACCGGTTTATGCTCAATGAAGCCCGTTTTACCATCATGAACTTTATTAAGGGCCCGGTATGTCGCGGGCAGGTAGCCCTGAACGTCATTCAGGATCACTTTTGGGTATTTTTCTATTCCCCCGAATCACAAGCCACAGATGAAGATGCCCGCTTCCTGGCTAAAAACAGTAAACACTTGCAGTTGCCTGCCGGAGCGGGCAATACACTGCTGCCCTTGACCAATTGGCTCAAATATTCGGAATTACAAAAAGAATACCTGGCTGCCAAGGCAAAATTCATCAGCCAAAAAATGGCGGCCGAAGGCGGTTTGTTGATGCACGGCATTTGGGATGGCGATAAGGGCACCAACGACAATGCCGCACTCACCATTTTCCGCCACGCCGATAGCGCCAGCGTCCACAAGGGACTGATTGGGCAATCACCCAAAACTGCATGGGTTATTGGTTACCCACTGCTGGAGCGCATTCATTATTTATTGGTGGCGGGTTTTGATGTGTATGGCAACGTATCCCATCAATTATTGAGCCGGCTCTACATGGACTTCCTGCGCATTGAGGGCGAGATGAATTTTGTGGAGCTACTGCCGCGCGAGGCCCAACAGCCCACCATGCAATACTGGTATCGCAACGCCGAATCTAACCTGCAAACCTACATTGACCTCTACCTGAAACAGGTGGATTTGACCAACAACATCCAGTACCACACCGATGCACCACAAGAGGAGCTGTACCTCAAGCTAAAACAGCATTTGGGTAAAGCCGGTCAGTCGGCCCACAACCTCAACACCGCAAAATTACCTGCGGCCAAACTGGCGCTCTACCATCGCCTGCAAAACACCAGCGGTAAGGCAATCAGCTTCCTGCCGCAAACCACACTGATTGAGTTGCGCGGTGTCGGCTTGTTCAGCCTGATCCACAACAGCGCCTATTCCAATTTATCCTCCCTCTTTGGGGAAGATAAACGACGAATACCTGCCGAGGACAACCTCACCCTCGCGCGCGGTGTAATTGGCGCCTACCCCAATAGTTTCTTGCGCATTGGCCCGGATGAACTGGATGAGTTTATTGATCGGTTGCAACAAATCGACTCGGAGCAAGGCTACTTCGCCCTTAAGGAACGTTTTGGCATACGTCGTACCCACCCGGAATTTTGGGCATTTAGCGACAGGGTTCATCAGCTTTATAAAACGGCCGAGCCGGAAGAAGCAGCCCTACTGGACTACAACCGGCTGGAAAACCGCTAG
- a CDS encoding FeoA family protein — MNTAVLADAITPVLRLDQCRKGACVRVTTLIEQPLFGAQDERVSLRLKELGFLPGAQLKIIGFGLLGSDPMAVQVNGTKFALRRAEAAKICVEPVSTNS; from the coding sequence ATGAATACTGCTGTGCTTGCTGATGCTATTACACCCGTGCTACGCCTTGACCAATGCCGTAAAGGTGCTTGTGTGCGCGTTACCACCCTTATCGAACAGCCACTGTTCGGCGCACAGGATGAGCGCGTCAGTTTGCGCTTGAAGGAACTGGGTTTTTTGCCCGGTGCGCAACTCAAGATCATTGGTTTTGGCTTGTTGGGTTCAGACCCTATGGCAGTACAAGTCAACGGCACTAAATTCGCCCTGCGTCGCGCCGAAGCCGCGAAAATCTGCGTGGAACCTGTATCCACTAACTCCTAA
- a CDS encoding ferrous iron transporter B, whose protein sequence is MSSPIRFALIGNPNCGKTFLFNRLTGARAKVANYPGVTVERRSGKLSGLSQPAELLDLPGTYSLFVTSPDEQVARDVILGKLAGERRPDVLIAVVDACNLSLGLRLVMELKSLNRPIVVALNQMDEARRRGISINTAALSQAIGMPIIETVAVNSQGVTALRELLNGYAQQPPQAEGEQTLALSNRQESVEALYAEIESLMRQHVIAPAHMSRWQDRIDHLVLHPLIGLIVLFSILLVIFQAVFAWASPVVDLIDAGFSGLGELVGSLLPDGILKDFIVEGLIAGVGGVLVFLPQIIILFFFILVLEDTGYLTRAAFLLDRPMRGLGLSGRSFIPLLSSFACAVPGIMATRTIADPRERFITIMVAPLMTCSARLPVYALIIAAFIPAQTVWGIFNLQGLTLFALYFAGVASAALIAWIMRRRTSGREEFPLLLELPTYRWPMLYHLMIGLRERAWIFIRRVGTIILALSIVLWFLATFPGAPADATQPAIDYSFAGQLGHFMQPLFAPLGFNWQMCIALIPAMGAREVAVSALATVYAVGEESIDVALGSALAASWSLPVAYAYLAWFVYAPQCISTIAVVKRETNSAKATTFFTIYLFALAYFAAWATYQIASAIVG, encoded by the coding sequence ATGTCCTCCCCTATTCGCTTTGCGCTAATTGGCAACCCCAATTGCGGTAAGACATTCTTATTCAATCGTTTAACTGGCGCGCGCGCCAAAGTTGCCAACTATCCCGGGGTGACCGTAGAGCGCCGCTCCGGCAAGCTGAGCGGCCTGTCACAACCCGCCGAATTGCTCGATTTACCCGGCACCTACAGCTTGTTTGTCACCTCACCGGATGAGCAGGTCGCACGCGATGTCATTCTCGGCAAACTTGCCGGTGAACGCCGCCCGGATGTGCTGATCGCCGTTGTTGATGCCTGCAACCTGAGCTTGGGGCTGCGCTTGGTGATGGAGCTTAAAAGCCTCAACCGCCCGATTGTTGTCGCACTCAACCAGATGGATGAAGCCAGACGCCGTGGCATTAGCATCAATACCGCCGCGCTATCCCAGGCGATTGGCATGCCCATCATTGAAACTGTTGCCGTGAATAGCCAAGGCGTTACTGCTTTGCGTGAACTCTTGAATGGTTATGCCCAGCAACCACCACAAGCCGAAGGCGAACAAACACTCGCCTTAAGTAACCGTCAGGAATCTGTGGAGGCGCTTTACGCGGAAATTGAAAGCTTGATGCGCCAGCATGTAATAGCACCAGCACATATGTCGCGCTGGCAAGATCGTATCGATCACTTGGTACTGCACCCGCTGATTGGCCTGATCGTGCTATTCAGTATTTTGTTGGTGATTTTCCAGGCCGTATTTGCCTGGGCGTCCCCTGTTGTCGATTTAATTGATGCCGGCTTTAGCGGCTTGGGTGAATTGGTAGGATCGCTCCTGCCCGATGGCATCCTCAAAGACTTTATTGTGGAAGGGCTTATTGCCGGTGTTGGCGGCGTATTGGTATTCCTACCGCAAATTATCATCCTCTTCTTTTTTATTCTGGTGCTGGAAGATACAGGTTATCTCACCCGAGCCGCCTTCCTGCTGGATCGCCCCATGCGTGGGTTGGGCTTGTCAGGCCGTTCATTTATTCCACTCCTGTCCAGCTTTGCCTGCGCCGTGCCTGGCATTATGGCCACCCGGACAATCGCCGATCCTCGCGAGCGCTTCATCACCATCATGGTGGCGCCGCTAATGACCTGCTCGGCAAGACTGCCGGTTTACGCACTGATTATCGCGGCATTTATCCCTGCACAAACCGTGTGGGGCATCTTTAACCTGCAAGGCCTGACGCTGTTTGCGCTCTATTTTGCCGGTGTTGCCAGCGCGGCATTAATCGCCTGGATTATGCGTCGCCGCACCAGTGGACGCGAAGAGTTTCCGCTGCTGCTGGAGCTACCTACTTATCGCTGGCCTATGCTCTATCACCTGATGATTGGCCTTCGTGAGCGCGCATGGATTTTTATCCGTCGCGTCGGCACCATCATTCTCGCGCTGTCCATAGTGCTCTGGTTCCTGGCTACCTTCCCCGGCGCCCCGGCTGATGCAACCCAACCCGCGATTGATTACAGCTTTGCCGGTCAGCTCGGACACTTCATGCAGCCGCTCTTTGCTCCACTCGGTTTCAACTGGCAGATGTGTATCGCACTGATTCCCGCCATGGGCGCACGCGAAGTTGCCGTGAGCGCATTAGCAACGGTTTATGCGGTAGGTGAAGAATCCATTGATGTAGCACTGGGCTCGGCCCTGGCAGCCAGTTGGTCACTACCTGTTGCTTACGCTTACTTGGCCTGGTTTGTTTATGCACCACAATGCATCTCCACAATTGCAGTGGTAAAACGCGAGACCAACTCCGCCAAGGCAACTACGTTCTTCACCATCTATTTATTTGCATTAGCCTATTTTGCCGCTTGGGCGACCTACCAAATCGCCAGCGCGATTGTGGGCTAA
- a CDS encoding FeoB-associated Cys-rich membrane protein, with translation MWQEIIVGVCVLAAVIFLARRWIFPSAKKSAGCGGCGGCDKTSASSCNNPTEKTSH, from the coding sequence ATGTGGCAAGAGATAATTGTAGGTGTCTGTGTGTTGGCCGCCGTGATTTTCCTGGCACGCCGCTGGATATTTCCCTCTGCCAAAAAATCGGCAGGCTGCGGTGGTTGCGGCGGCTGTGATAAAACCAGCGCTTCCAGTTGCAACAATCCCACCGAGAAAACATCACATTGA